From Aedes albopictus strain Foshan chromosome 1, AalbF5, whole genome shotgun sequence, one genomic window encodes:
- the LOC109428428 gene encoding integrator complex subunit 6, whose translation MTIILFLVDTSASMCQKAHVNGVQKSYLDIAKGAVETFLKYRQRSQDCMGDRYMLLTFEDPPNNVKAGWKENHATFMNELKNLQSNGLTSMGEALKNAFDLLNLNRMQSGIDTYGQGRCPFYLEPSVIIVLTDGGKYSFRNGVHQEIILPLHAQIPGTKLTKEPFRWDQRLFSLVLRMSGNRADERVDGKVPHDESMIEKMCEVTGGRSYKIRSQYVLNQCIESLVQKVQPGVVIHFDQLLTTNNGENGGGGADLQFQSIKRMIYVQKHPQQKTFPVGFWPIPEPYWPDPKTSNLPPRDAHPKIKIITPCCDEPVMLRNFPIDKYELEPSPLTLQILSKKETNKVWPLMVSSGMHGIEMPFGFLKPSSTMTVVSLYVLPYNYQTFLPLINDLFHKYNLNPPNDWIYKFSNYVKSIPQYYCPFLRRALASTPNVPYQLVQYILPETLDSYLSPAVANYLKQMKNTAKQDQENLCLRVFKQLKQPKPAYHQLETVKLNPGLALKRDLVSHPMLKDAFNKVHADIASFDNYTIVVPTVMRPASTKNYRNPFDIPRRDLIDEIARMRENFFRLPTSGITVFTKDSGHCLPIADMGNYQEYLKNKDAPLRELEPTNVRQHMFGNPYKKDKNMVMVDEADLNEIAPMKGGRGEMAGGALKSRVDPNARLSRKRKAGPIRKDYVFKRRCFGLSISSSSSVTSETSSLADFTSDDDSASVMSSMGSEADLDDDQDGRLVVDFEFPNDKDEESPINAHVREFIEGPDEGGTGPPVPDSINIALPEYPPAPITPMPSYHHHHHHPQHPHHLHLHQAAPGPPVSIAVPSTSTSLPLTGTSSSSSSSPASSSISLASTSAASNNDMNDVLEISNILKTCHNGGNSYATPEEPPPEPEPKKPHKPSKQSKASEHSTSTKTESKTTSAAAASSGSDRILLNGGDHLPPSTPSKAPVSSTDRKAPRPLTAAEKERIREENYSTRTIVFKDIRRPGRNYSQLLEHLHLIKGDLQIKQEFIEMCVHEALRFRRRKMADSIQEWWDGQLETMKQQEEKLLKKQQQQQAKANCVNNSAYSNHLQTSGRHSRLSGATAAGSGTSSVNSSCTSSSSSSSSSSSSNSKSSSILFSHQSHPPNKQQHHHHKQHSNHQSSSSSSSSSSRL comes from the exons ATGACCATCATCCTGTTTTTGGTGGACACGTCGGCGTCCATGTGCCAGAAAGCACACGTCAATGGGGTCCAGAAGAGCTATCTGGACATTGCCAAGGGGGCGGTGGAGACGTTTCTGAAGTACCGACAGCGGTCGCAGGACTGCATGGGCGATCGGTATATGCTGTTGACGTTCGAGGATCCCCCGAACAATGTGAAGGCCGGTTGGAAGGAGAACCATGCCACCTTCATGAACGAGCTGAAGAATCTGCAAAGCAATGGACTGACGTCGATGGGCGAAGCGCTGAAGAATGCCTTCGATCTGCTGAATCTGAACCGGATGCAGAGCGGTATCGATACGTACGGACAGGGACGGTGTCCGTTCTATCTGGAACCGTCGGTGATCATCGTACTCACCGATGGGGGGAAGTATTCGTTTAGGAATGGGGTCCATCAGGAGATTATCCTGCCACTGCATGCGCAAATCCCCGGAACGAAGCTCACGAAGGAACCATTTCGGTGGGATCAACGGCTGTTTTCGCTGGTGCTCCGGATGAGTGGGAACCGGGCGGACGAACGGGTAGATGGTAAGGTGCCGCATGACGAATCGATGATCGAGAAGATGTGCGAG GTCACCGGTGGACGATCGTACAAGATCCGATCGCAATACGTGTTGAACCAGTGCATCGAAAGTCTGGTCCAGAAGGTTCAGCCGGGAGTGGTGATCCACTTCGATCAACTGCTCACGACCAACAATGGAGAAAACGGCGGAGGAGGGGCTGACCTGCAGTTCCAATCGATCAAACGCATGATCTACGTCCAGAAGCACCCCCAGCAGAAGACGTTCCCGGTGGGTTTCTGGCCCATTCCGGAGCCCTATTGGCCGGATCCGAAAACGAGTAACCTCCCACCGCGAGACGCACATCCGAAGATCAAAATAATAACGCCCTGCTGTGATGAACCGGTTATGCTGCGAAACTTCCCAATCGATAAGTACGAGCTGGAACCGAGCCCACTGACGTTGCAGATCCTGTCCAAGAAGGAAACAAACAAGGTGTGGCCATTGATGGTATCCAGCGGGATGCACGGGATCGAGATGCCCTTTGGGTTTCTGAAGCCAAGCAGCACGATGACGGTGGTCAGTTTGTATGTATTGCCGTACAATTATCAGACTTTTCTACCGTTGATCAACGACCTGTTCCACAAGTATAACCTCAATCCACCGAATGACTGGATTTACAAGTTTAGCAACTACGTGAAATCGATCCCGCAGTACTATTGTCCGTTCCTGCGGCGAGCGCTGGCCTCAACGCCGAATGTACCTTACCAGCTGGTGCAATACATACTACCGGAGACCCTGGACAGCTATCTGAGCCCGGCGGTGGCGAATTATCTCAAACAGATGAAGAACACGGCCAAACAGGATCAGGAGAACCTATGCCTGAGGGTGTTCAAGCAGTTGAAGCAACCGAAGCCGGCCTACCATCAGCTGGAAACGGTGAAGCTGAATCCGGGGCTGGCGCTGAAGCGGGATCTGGTGTCCCATCCGATGCTGAAAGATGCCTTCAACAAGGTCCATGCGGACATTGCCAGTTTCGATAACTACACGATCGTGGTACCAACTGTGATGAGACCGGCTTCGACGAAGAACTACCGCAATCCGTTCGATATCCCCCGGCGGGATCTGATCGACGAGATTGCCCGGATGAGGGAAAACTTCTTCCGGCTGCCCACAAGTGGGATCACGGTGTTTACCAAGGACAGTGGGCACTGTTTGCCAATCGCGGACATGGGTAACTaccaggaatatctaaagaacaAGGACGCACCCCTGCGGGAGCTGGAACCGACCAACGTACGGCAGCACATGTTCGGTAACCCGTacaagaaggacaagaacatGGTCATGGTGGACGAGGCGGACCTGAACGAGATTGCCCCGATGAAGGGCGGACGAGGAGAGATGGCCGGAGGTGCCCTGAAGAGTAGAGTCGATCCAAACGCAAGACTGAGCCGGAAGCGGAAAGCGGGACCAATTAGAAAGGATTACGTCTTCAAGCGGCGGTGCTTCGGACTGAGCATAAGCTCTTCGTCCAGTGTGACGTCGGAAACGAGTTCCCTGGCGGATTTCACCTCCGATGACGATAGTGCTTCCGTGATGAGCAGCATGGGTTCGGAGGCGGATCTCGATGACGACCAAGACGGTCGATTAGTGGTGGACTTTGAATTCCCCAACGACAAGGACGAGGAGAGTCCCATCAACGCCCACGTCCGGGAGTTTATCGAAGGTCCGGATGAAGGCGGCACAGGGCCACCTGTTCCGGACTCTATAAACATCGCACTTCCGGAGTATCCACCCGCCCCCATCACGCCGATGCCCAgctatcatcatcaccatcatcacccGCAGCATCCACATCACCTCCACCTGCACCAGGCGGCCCCAGGTCCTCCGGTGAGTATCGCCGTACCCTCCACAAGCACCAGTTTACCACTGACCGgaactagcagcagcagcagcagtagccccGCTTCCAGCTCCATCAGTTTAGCATCCACTAGCGCAGCGTCCAACAACGACATGAACGACGTGTTGGAAATCTCCAACATTCTGAAAACCTGCCACAATGGCGGCAACAGTTACGCTACCCCAGAAGAACCACCTCCCGAGCCGGAGCCCAAAAAACCTCACAAACCATCGAAACAGAGCAAAGCGAGCGAACATTCGACCTCAACCAAAACGGAAAGCAAGACCACATCCGCCGCCGCGGCCTCTTCCGGTAGTGACCGGATATTGCTGAACGGTGGAGACCACCTTCCCCCATCGACCCCCTCCAAAGCGCCCGTTTCGTCGACGGATCGAAAAGCCCCCCGGCCCCTTACCGCAGCGGAGAAGGAACGCATTCGAGAGGAAAACTACTCCACCCGGACCATCGTCTTCAAGGATATCCGAAGGCCCGGTCGGAACTACTCGCAACTGCTGGAGCATCTCCACCTCATCAAGGGTGACCTTCAGATCAAACAGGAGTTCATCGAGATGTGCGTCCACGAGGCGTTACGGTTTCGACGGCGAAAAATGGCCGACAGCATCCAGGAGTGGTGGGACGGCCAGCTGGAAACCATGAAACAACAGGAGGAGAAACTGCTGAAaaaacagcagcaacagcaggccAAGGCAAATTGTGTTAACAATAGCGCTTATTCGAATCACCTCCAAACATCGGGACGACATTCGCGGTTATCCGGCGCCACCGCCGCCGGAAGTGGTACTAGTTCTGTGAACAGTAGTTGTACTAGCTCTAGCTCCAGTAGTAGTAGCAgtagtagtagtaatagtaaAAGCAGTAGTATCCTTTTCTCCCATCAGTCCCATCCCCCCAACAAACAGCAACATCACCACCACAAGCAACATTCGAATCATCaaagcagcagcagtagtagcagtagcagcagtaGGCTATGA